The region CGGGATCTTGTGGCGAGCCAGGAAGTCCTTGGTGAACGCTTTCGAACCTTCCAGCTGAGCAGCGCCAGCGGTCGGACCGAAGCAATCGAGGCCGCGCGCGCGGAACAGATCGACGACGCCGGCAACCAATGGCACTTCCGGACCGACGATGGTCAGGGAAACGTTTTTCTCGGCGAAATCCGCAAGTTGCTCGAGGGCGAGCACGTCGATGGCGACGTTCTCGCACTTGGCTTCAATGGCGGTGCCGGCGTTGCCCGGAGCAACGAAAACCTTCTGCACGCGCGTATCCTGAGCCACTTTCCAGGCCAGGGCGTGTTCACGGCCACCGCTGCCAATGATCAAAACATTCATTTCAAAAACCTCGGATGACGCTAATTCTGGAGGCAGCACTGAAGCTGCTTTTCTGTGGGAGCGGGCTTGCTCGCGAAGACGACGGCACATCCAGCATCAATGTGACTGAAAGACCGCTTTCGTGAGCAAGCCCGCTCCCACAGTTGATCGAGTTAATCAGTGACGGAAGTGGCGCATGCCGGTGAATACCATGGCGATGCCGGCTTCATCAGCTGCAGCAATCATTTCGTTATCACGCATCGAGCCGCCTGGCTGGATCACCGCAGTGATGCCGACCTTGGCCGCGTTGTCCAAGCCGTCGCGGAACGGGAAGAACGCGTCGGAGGCCATCACCGATCCTGCCACCTGCAAACCGGCGTGTTCAGCCTTGATTGCGGCGATACGGGCGGAGTTCACGCGGCTCATCTGGCCTGCGCCGACACCGATGGTCTGACGGTTCTTGGCGTAGACGATGGCGTTGGACTTAACGTACTTGGCGACTTTCCAGGCGAAAATCAGGTCGTGGATTTCCTGTTCGGTCGGGGCACGCTTGGTCACGACTTTCAGGTCATCGGCGCTGATCATGCCGATGTCGCGGCTCTGTACCAGTAAACCGCCGTTGACGCGTTTGTAGTCCCAGGCAGCGGCGCGGTCAGTCGACCACTCGCCGCAGGTCAGCAGGCGCACGTTGGCTTTGGCTGCCACGATGGCGCGGGCTTCTGCGCTGACGGATGGGGCGATGATCACCTCGACGAACTGACGCTCGACGATGGCCTTGGCGGTTTCAGCATCCAGTTCGCGGTTGAAGGCGATGATGCCGCCGAACGCGGATTCGGTGTCAGTGGCGTAAGCCAGTTCGTAGGCCTGACGGATGCCGCCTTCGGCGTCCGGGCTTACGGCGACGCCGCATGGGTTGGCGTGCTTGACGATCACGCAGGCCGGCTTGACGAAGCTCTTCACGCATTCCAGCGCGGCGTCGGTGTCGGCCACGTTGTTGTACGACAGCTCTTTGCCTTGCAGTTGGGTTGCGGTGGCAATACCGACTTCGGCAGGTTTGGCTTCCACGTAGAACGCCGCGCTCTGGTGCGGGTTCTCGCCGTAGCGCATTTCCTGAGCCTTGACGAACTGGCTGTTGAAGGTGCGCGGGAACTCGCTGCGACCTTCGGTGCTGAGAGTCTCAGCAGCCTGGTTCACGGTGCCCATGTAGTTGGCGATCATGCCGTCGTAGGCAGCGGTGTGTTCGAAGGCCTTGAGCATCAGGTCGAAACGCTGAGCGTAGGTCAGGCCGCCGGCCTTGAGGCCGTCCAGCACGTTGGCGTAGTCGCTGGCGTTCACCACGATG is a window of Pseudomonas sp. 10S4 DNA encoding:
- the purH gene encoding bifunctional phosphoribosylaminoimidazolecarboxamide formyltransferase/IMP cyclohydrolase yields the protein MTDQTTRLPIRRALISVSDKTGILEFAKELEALGVEILSTGGTFKLLRDNGVAAVEVADYTGFAEMMDGRVKTLHPKIHGGILGRRGIDDAIMNEHGIKPIDLVAVNLYPFEATINKPGCDLPTAIENIDIGGPTMVRSAAKNHKDVAIVVNASDYANVLDGLKAGGLTYAQRFDLMLKAFEHTAAYDGMIANYMGTVNQAAETLSTEGRSEFPRTFNSQFVKAQEMRYGENPHQSAAFYVEAKPAEVGIATATQLQGKELSYNNVADTDAALECVKSFVKPACVIVKHANPCGVAVSPDAEGGIRQAYELAYATDTESAFGGIIAFNRELDAETAKAIVERQFVEVIIAPSVSAEARAIVAAKANVRLLTCGEWSTDRAAAWDYKRVNGGLLVQSRDIGMISADDLKVVTKRAPTEQEIHDLIFAWKVAKYVKSNAIVYAKNRQTIGVGAGQMSRVNSARIAAIKAEHAGLQVAGSVMASDAFFPFRDGLDNAAKVGITAVIQPGGSMRDNEMIAAADEAGIAMVFTGMRHFRH